From a region of the Streptomyces caniferus genome:
- the cbiQ gene encoding cobalt ECF transporter T component CbiQ, with translation MGAGHAHKLYRHGHSPVHALPAHCKIAAVFSFVLVVVSTPREAVWAFGLYALLIAAVAGAARIPAGFLLKRLLIEVPFVAFALLMPFVAEGPRVEALGMSLSESGLWGAWNILAKGTLGVAASVLLASTTELRELLLGLQRLKMPPLLVQIASFMIRYGDVIADEMRRMRIARLSRGFEARGVRHWGVLAKSAGALFIRSYERGERVHLAMVSRGYTGTMPQIAETTATRTQWTRAAALPLAALAVCLLGWTL, from the coding sequence ATGGGCGCCGGCCATGCGCACAAGCTGTACCGGCACGGGCATTCACCGGTCCACGCCCTGCCGGCGCACTGCAAGATCGCCGCGGTCTTCAGCTTCGTCCTCGTCGTCGTCTCCACACCACGCGAGGCCGTCTGGGCGTTCGGGCTCTACGCGCTGCTGATCGCGGCCGTCGCCGGCGCCGCGCGGATCCCGGCCGGGTTCCTGCTCAAGCGGCTGCTGATCGAGGTGCCGTTCGTCGCCTTCGCCCTGCTGATGCCGTTCGTCGCCGAGGGGCCGCGCGTCGAGGCCCTCGGGATGAGCCTGAGCGAGTCCGGGCTGTGGGGCGCCTGGAACATCCTCGCCAAGGGGACGCTGGGCGTCGCCGCGTCCGTGCTCCTCGCCTCCACCACCGAACTGCGCGAACTCCTGCTGGGCCTGCAGCGGCTCAAAATGCCGCCGCTGCTCGTCCAGATCGCCTCCTTCATGATCCGCTACGGCGATGTGATCGCCGACGAGATGCGGCGGATGCGGATCGCCCGGCTCTCCCGCGGCTTCGAGGCGCGCGGCGTCCGCCACTGGGGCGTGCTCGCCAAGTCGGCCGGCGCACTGTTCATCCGCTCCTACGAGCGCGGCGAGCGGGTCCACCTCGCCATGGTCAGCCGCGGCTACACCGGCACCATGCCCCAGATCGCCGAGACCACCGCCACCCGCACACAATGGACCCGCGCGGCCGCCCTCCCCCTCGCCGCGCTCGCCGTCTGCCTCCTGGGATGGACCCTTTGA